The proteins below are encoded in one region of Erinaceus europaeus chromosome 15, mEriEur2.1, whole genome shotgun sequence:
- the FAHD1 gene encoding acylpyruvase FAHD1, mitochondrial — MAAPQPLSRFWEWGKNIVCVGRNYADHAREMRSALPREPLLFLKPSSAYAPDGAPALLPAYSRELHHELELGVVLGRRARAVPEAAAMDCVAGYALCLDMTARDVQAECKRQGLPWTLAKAFTASCPVSAFVPRDRVPDPHRLKLWLRVNGELRQEGDTSAMIFSIPYIISYISGIMTLEEGDLILTGTPKGVGPVQENDEMEAGIKGLVSMRCRVERARL, encoded by the coding sequence ATGGCGGCCCCGCAGCCGCTGTCGCGCTTCTGGGAGTGGGGCAAGAACATTGTGTGCGTGGGCCGGAACTACGCCGACCATGCCCGCGAGATGCGCAGCGCGCTGCCTCGCGAGCCGCTCCTCTTCCTGAAGCCGTCGAGCGCCTACGCCCCCGACGGTGCGCCCGCGCTGCTGCCCGCCTACAGCCGCGAGCTGCACCACGAGCTGGAGCTCGGCGTGGTGCTGGGCCGCCGCGCGCGCGCCGTGCCCGAGGCCGCCGCCATGGACTGCGTGGCCGGCTACGCGCTCTGCCTGGACATGACGGCCCGCGACGTGCAGGCCGAGTGCAAGCGGCAGGGCCTGCCCTGGACCCTGGCCAAGGCCTTCACGGCCTCCTGCCCCGTCAGCGCCTTCGTGCCCCGAGACCGGGTCCCCGACCCGCACCGCCTGAAGCTCTGGCTCAGGGTCAACGGCGAGCTGCGGCAGGAGGGCGACACGTCGGCCATGATCTTCTCCATCCCCTACATCATCAGCTACATCTCCGGGATCATGACCTTGGAGGAGGGAGACCTGATCCTGACCGGGACGCCGAAGGGCGTCGGGCCCGTCCAGGAGAACGACGAGATGGAGGCGGGCATCAAGGGGCTGGTGAGCATGCGCTGCAGGGTGGAGAGGGCCCGGCTCTGA
- the HAGH gene encoding hydroxyacylglutathione hydrolase, mitochondrial isoform X1, giving the protein MVLRGRLLGRLSSAALGAVCARRDLGPALLGALLHTDLRKSASVDQGAMRVELLPALTDNYMYLIIDEDTKEAAVVDPVQPQKVVETVRKHGVKLTTVLTTHHHWDHAGGNEKLVKLQPGLKVYGGDDRIGALTHRATHLSTLQVGSLHVKCLWTPCHTSGHVCYFVSKPNSSESPAVFTGDTLFVAGCGKFYEGTADEMFKALLEVLGRLPPDTRVYCGHEYTVNNLKFARHVEPHNTAIQEKLAWAKEKYSLGEPTVPSTIAEELTYNPFMRVSREKTVQQHAGESDPVTTMRAIRKEKDQFKAPRD; this is encoded by the exons ATGGTGCTGCGCGGCAGGCTGCTGGGCCGCCTGAGCAGCGCCGCGCTGGGAGCCGTCTGCGCCCGCCGCGACCTGG GTCCAGCCCTGCTGGGAGCCCTCCTGCACACAGACCTGAGGAAGAGCGCCAGTGTGGACCAGGGCGCCATGAGGGTGGAGCTCCTACCTGCGCTGACCGACAACTACATGTACCTGATCATCGATGAGGACACCAAGGAGGCCGCCGTCGTGGACCCCGTGCAGCCCCAGAAG GTTGTGGAGACGGTGAGGAAGCACGGCGTGAAGCTGACCACTGTGctcaccacccaccaccactg GGATCATGCTGGTGGCAACGAGAAGCTGGTGAAGCTGCAGCCGGGGCTGAAGGTGTACGGGGGTGACGACCGCATTGGGGCGCTGACCCACAGAGCCACGCACCTGAGCACACTGCAG GTGGGGTCCCTGCATGTCAAGTGTCTGTGGACGCCGTGCCACACCTCTGGACACGTCTGCTACTTTGTGAGCAAGCCCAACAGCTCCGAGTCGCCAGCCGTGTTCACAG GAGACACACTGTTCGTGGCGGGCTGTGGGAAGTTCTACGAAGGCACAGCAGACGAGATGTTCAAGGCTCTGCTAGAGGTCCTTGGCCGGCTGCCCCCCGACACG AGAGTGTACTGCGGCCACGAGTACACCGTCAACAACCTCAAGTTCGCGCGCCACGTGGAGCCCCACAACACCGCCATCCAGGAGAAGCTGGCCTGGGCCAAG GAGAAGTACAGCCTGGGGGAGCCCACGGTGCCGTCCACCATCGCCGAGGAGCTCACCTACAACCCGTTCATGAGAGTCAG CAGGGAGAAGACAGTGCAGCAGCATGCGGGCGAGTCAGACCCTGTCACCACCATGCGGGCCATCCGCAAAGAGAAGGACCAGTTTAAGGCGCCCCGCGACTGA
- the HAGH gene encoding hydroxyacylglutathione hydrolase, mitochondrial isoform X2 produces the protein MVLRGRLLGRLSSAALGAVCARRDLGPALLGALLHTDLRKSASVDQGAMRVELLPALTDNYMYLIIDEDTKEAAVVDPVQPQKVVETVRKHGVKLTTVLTTHHHWDHAGGNEKLVKLQPGLKVYGGDDRIGALTHRATHLSTLQVGSLHVKCLWTPCHTSGHVCYFVSKPNSSESPAVFTGDTLFVAGCGKFYEGTADEMFKALLEVLGRLPPDTRVYCGHEYTVNNLKFARHVEPHNTAIQEKLAWAKEKYSLGEPTVPSTIAEELTYNPFMRVREKTVQQHAGESDPVTTMRAIRKEKDQFKAPRD, from the exons ATGGTGCTGCGCGGCAGGCTGCTGGGCCGCCTGAGCAGCGCCGCGCTGGGAGCCGTCTGCGCCCGCCGCGACCTGG GTCCAGCCCTGCTGGGAGCCCTCCTGCACACAGACCTGAGGAAGAGCGCCAGTGTGGACCAGGGCGCCATGAGGGTGGAGCTCCTACCTGCGCTGACCGACAACTACATGTACCTGATCATCGATGAGGACACCAAGGAGGCCGCCGTCGTGGACCCCGTGCAGCCCCAGAAG GTTGTGGAGACGGTGAGGAAGCACGGCGTGAAGCTGACCACTGTGctcaccacccaccaccactg GGATCATGCTGGTGGCAACGAGAAGCTGGTGAAGCTGCAGCCGGGGCTGAAGGTGTACGGGGGTGACGACCGCATTGGGGCGCTGACCCACAGAGCCACGCACCTGAGCACACTGCAG GTGGGGTCCCTGCATGTCAAGTGTCTGTGGACGCCGTGCCACACCTCTGGACACGTCTGCTACTTTGTGAGCAAGCCCAACAGCTCCGAGTCGCCAGCCGTGTTCACAG GAGACACACTGTTCGTGGCGGGCTGTGGGAAGTTCTACGAAGGCACAGCAGACGAGATGTTCAAGGCTCTGCTAGAGGTCCTTGGCCGGCTGCCCCCCGACACG AGAGTGTACTGCGGCCACGAGTACACCGTCAACAACCTCAAGTTCGCGCGCCACGTGGAGCCCCACAACACCGCCATCCAGGAGAAGCTGGCCTGGGCCAAG GAGAAGTACAGCCTGGGGGAGCCCACGGTGCCGTCCACCATCGCCGAGGAGCTCACCTACAACCCGTTCATGAGAGTCAG GGAGAAGACAGTGCAGCAGCATGCGGGCGAGTCAGACCCTGTCACCACCATGCGGGCCATCCGCAAAGAGAAGGACCAGTTTAAGGCGCCCCGCGACTGA
- the HAGH gene encoding hydroxyacylglutathione hydrolase, mitochondrial isoform X3, whose translation MRVELLPALTDNYMYLIIDEDTKEAAVVDPVQPQKVVETVRKHGVKLTTVLTTHHHWDHAGGNEKLVKLQPGLKVYGGDDRIGALTHRATHLSTLQVGSLHVKCLWTPCHTSGHVCYFVSKPNSSESPAVFTGDTLFVAGCGKFYEGTADEMFKALLEVLGRLPPDTRVYCGHEYTVNNLKFARHVEPHNTAIQEKLAWAKEKYSLGEPTVPSTIAEELTYNPFMRVSREKTVQQHAGESDPVTTMRAIRKEKDQFKAPRD comes from the exons ATGAGGGTGGAGCTCCTACCTGCGCTGACCGACAACTACATGTACCTGATCATCGATGAGGACACCAAGGAGGCCGCCGTCGTGGACCCCGTGCAGCCCCAGAAG GTTGTGGAGACGGTGAGGAAGCACGGCGTGAAGCTGACCACTGTGctcaccacccaccaccactg GGATCATGCTGGTGGCAACGAGAAGCTGGTGAAGCTGCAGCCGGGGCTGAAGGTGTACGGGGGTGACGACCGCATTGGGGCGCTGACCCACAGAGCCACGCACCTGAGCACACTGCAG GTGGGGTCCCTGCATGTCAAGTGTCTGTGGACGCCGTGCCACACCTCTGGACACGTCTGCTACTTTGTGAGCAAGCCCAACAGCTCCGAGTCGCCAGCCGTGTTCACAG GAGACACACTGTTCGTGGCGGGCTGTGGGAAGTTCTACGAAGGCACAGCAGACGAGATGTTCAAGGCTCTGCTAGAGGTCCTTGGCCGGCTGCCCCCCGACACG AGAGTGTACTGCGGCCACGAGTACACCGTCAACAACCTCAAGTTCGCGCGCCACGTGGAGCCCCACAACACCGCCATCCAGGAGAAGCTGGCCTGGGCCAAG GAGAAGTACAGCCTGGGGGAGCCCACGGTGCCGTCCACCATCGCCGAGGAGCTCACCTACAACCCGTTCATGAGAGTCAG CAGGGAGAAGACAGTGCAGCAGCATGCGGGCGAGTCAGACCCTGTCACCACCATGCGGGCCATCCGCAAAGAGAAGGACCAGTTTAAGGCGCCCCGCGACTGA